A genomic stretch from Setaria viridis chromosome 1, Setaria_viridis_v4.0, whole genome shotgun sequence includes:
- the LOC117837624 gene encoding uncharacterized protein — protein MSAVVCGKRSSSIFGDELIPSPSSPPSPPHHHHPSKRARCSPARRREALLHHLLPLFPDMDPQLLERALEASGDDLDSAIKSLTELRLESAEAILSATVGASENGLSAALKLSAEGTVSNGRVVTEHPPAIDINKTNNHSSEWVELFVREMMSSSDIDDARARASRALEAFEKSIMDRVGPEAVQNLHRENVMLKEQLAIILRENAVLKRGVAIQHERQKEFDARTQEVDSLKQLVLQYQEQLKTLEINNYALRVHLKQAQQNNSMPGRFPPDVF, from the exons ATGTCTGCGGTAGTGTGCGGCAAGAGGTCCTCCTCCATCTTCGGCGACGAGCTTAtaccttccccttcctcccctccgTCCCCTCCCCATCACCATCATCCCTCCAAGCGGGCTCGCTGCTCCCCGGCTCGCCGGAGGGAGGCGCTGCTCCACCACCTACTCCCCCTCTTCCCGGACATGGATCCCCAG TTGCTCGAAAGAGCTCTTGAGGCATCTGGAGATGATTTAGATTCTGCAATAAAAAGTTTGACTGAGCTGCGCTTGGAGTCAGCTGAGGCTATCCTATCCGCTACTGTTGGTGCATCAGAGAATGGTCTATCGGCAGCTCTTAAGTTGTCAGCTGAAG GCACTGTCAGTAATGGCCGTGTAGTTACTGAGCATCCCCCTGCAATTGATATTAATAAGACAAATAATCATAGCTCCGAATGGGTTGAGCTATTTGTCAGAGAGATGATGAGCTCCTCCGACATAGATGATGCACGAGCTCGTGCCTCCAGGGCTTTGGAAGCATTTGAAAAATCCATCATGGATCGAGTTGGGCCTGAAGCAGTGCAGAATTTGCACAGG GAAAATGTGATGCTGAAGGAGCAACTAGCAATAATACTGCGCGAAAATGCTGTTCTGAAGCGCGGTGTTGCGATACAGCATGAGCGCCAAAAAGAGTTTGATGCAAGGACTCAGGAGGTTGACAGCCTGAAACAGTTGGTGCTGCAGTACCAGGAGCAGCTAAAAACTCTCGAG ATAAATAACTATGCGCTTAGAGTGCATCTGAAGCAAGCTCAGCAGAACAATTCTATGCCTGGACGTTTTCCCCCTGATGTCTTCTAA